The following is a genomic window from Thiomicrorhabdus sp..
AAAGATCCGGAATTCTATTCGTTCTATCACAGCTTGAATGCCTACCAAAGCGCCTTCAAGAGTAAGGAAGATGTGATGGTAGTTGACCCGAAATCGGATTTCTTTAAATACTTTAACCAGACCGTAAAATAATCATACGGTCGATTTGAAAAGGTGGGGTAACCCACCTTTTTTATGGTGCCATGCTGGAAAATACCTTTATTGCCGCACTTGCCCTGGTATTGATTCTCGAAGGTCTTCTGCCATTCGTTTTTCCGAACTTCTGGCGCAAAATGATGTTGGAAGCGGTCAGTT
Proteins encoded in this region:
- a CDS encoding DUF2065 domain-containing protein; the encoded protein is MLENTFIAALALVLILEGLLPFVFPNFWRKMMLEAVSLPERSLRLVGLVSISIGLAILLFFSE